The nucleotide window ACAAGGGCCAACTCTATCTCCTCGACGACGATCGCCGCGTGCTCACCTGCGTGGACCCCAAGACAGGCAAGGCGAAGTGGCAAGGCGATATTCCGGGGCGCACGGTCATCCGCGCCTCGATCACGGGAGCAGACGATAAGTTATACATTATCAATGAGTTACGCGAGGCCACCGTGCTCGCCGCGGGCGACGAGTTCAAGATCCTGCACGAGGTGAAGATGGGCGCCACGGGCCGCGGCTTCACGCGCTCGACCATCGTCGCCGCCAACGGCCGCCTCTACATTCGCGCCGCCGAGACCCTCTACTGCATCGCAGCCGCGAAATAAGCGGCACGACGGATTCACTACGCAAGAAAAGCGCGTCGGGTATTGACAGCCTCCGGACACCAGGGTATATTCCATATATCACGCCGTGATGCAGCGCGGTGTGGTGTCTGATGCCCTCCGCCGCCTGAGAATCCGGGCGCATCTCCGCCTCGTCCACCCCTGTGCCGTGCGCCCTGTACCGTCAAGGAGCATGGTCTATGCCTCTGACCCGACGCGATTTCGTGAAGGCATCCTCGGCCGTCGCCGCCGCACTTGGCTTCGGGGTGCTCCGCTCCCGCGACGCCTCGGCTGTTCCAGGAGGCCAATCGGTCGTGTGGCTCCAGGCGCAGGCCTGCACTGGCTGCTCGGTGTCGCTGCTCAACAGTGTGAGCCTGATGACCGTGGACGACCTCCTTCTACGCACGCTCGACGTGAAGTACCACCCCAACCTCATGGCGGCCGCGGGCGCGAAGGCCATCACCGCCGCCAACGACGCGCGGAGCAAGGGGGGATACGTGCTCGTGGTCGAGGGCGCCATCCCCACCACAGCCGGCGGCATCTGCTGCACGCTGTGGCCGGGCATGACCGCCGTGAAGGGCGTGCAACAGTTCGCCGCGAACGCCGCCCTCGTCATCGCCGTGGGCACGTGCGCCTCGTTCGGCGGAGTCTCAGCGGGCAAGCCTAACCCCACCAAGGCCGTCTCGGTCGCCCGCGTGCTCAAGAAGATGCCCGTGATCAACATCCCCGGCTGCCCCGCCCACCCCGACTGGGTGGTGGGCACCATCGCCCACGTGCTCAAGTACAGGGCGGTTCCGCCGCTGGATGCCCTGAATCGCCCCACCGAATTCTACGGCAGGAGGATGCACGACCTGTGCCCGCACCTTGCGGCGTTCAACAGGGACTTCCAGCGCCGTCTGGGCCATGCGGGCAGCAAGAGCTGCTTTTCCTGCCACAGTGTGCGCGATGGCGAGGTCAAGGGGCCCGACCGCCTGAGCGACGGCGGCTGCCTCTATGCCTTCGGCTGCAAGGGCCTCACCACCTCGTGCGACTGCCCCAACCGCCAGTGGAACGCGGGCGCGGCCGGCTCCACCGGCGTGAACTGGTGCGTCGGCGCCCACGCCCCCTGCATCGGCTGCACCGAGCCGGGATTCCCCGATCGCATGTCCCCCTTCTACACCCCCTCCGGCCCCGGCGTGGACGACGATGACGACGACGGCCACGACCGCGACGATGATTGACGGCGGACGGCCTACAAGGAGCCCCCAATGCGCAGAACGATCAACGTCGGCCCCGTGACCCGCGTGGAAGGCCACCTCGACATCGAGGTGACGGTGGACACCGTGAACGGCCAGGACCGCGTGGTGGACGCGAAGAGCTCGGGCACCATGCTGCGCGCCTTCGAGCTGATCCTCCTGGGCCGCGACCCCTTCGATGCGCCCCACTACACCCAGCGCATCTGCGGCGTGTGCCCCATCTCGCACTCCATGGCCTCGGTGCTCAGCCTCGAGGCCATCTTCGGCGTCGCGCCCACCGACAACGGCCGCATCCTCCGCAACCTTGTGCTCGGCGCCAACTTCCTCCAGTCACACATCCTGCACTTCTACCACCTGGCCGCGCTCGACTACATTGACACCGCCGGCCTGATCGATATGGCCCCCTGGATGCCGCGCTACGCGAGCCGCGACCTGCTCAGGGGCGCCGACGCCGCGCGCCTGGTGGGCCACTACGTGGATGCACTGGCCATGCGCCGCAAGGCCCACACGATGGGAGCCATCTTCGGCGGCAAGCTGCCCATCGCCGTCACCTTCCTCCCCGGCGGCTCCTCCGAGACCGTCACCGTCCAGAAGATCGCCGACTTCCGCAAGCTGCTCGACGATCTCCGCGCCTTCATCCAGGACGTGTATCTGCCCGACCTGCTCCTCGTAGCCACGCGCTTCCCCGAGTACGCCGGCATCGGCCGCGGCTGCGGCAACCTGGTCGCCTACGGCGTCTTCGACCTCGACGCCGCCGGCGCCAGCAAGCTCCTCCCCCGCGGCACCCTCACCGACGGCAGGCTCGGCCCCCTCGACCCCGCCAGCGTCGCCGAATACGTCCGCTTCGCCTGGTACGACAACAAGACCACGGGCGCGAACCCGGCCGCCGGCGTCACCAGGCCCACCGCCAAGGGCAAGGAAGCCTACTCCTGGGTCAAAGCCCCGCGCTACGCGAAGAAGGTCCACGAGGTCGGGCCGCTGGCGCGCATGTGGATGAGCGGCGACTACCGCAACGGCATCTCGGTGCTCGACCGCCTGGCCGCCCGCGCCTACGAGGCCGAGAAGGTGGCCATCGCCATGAACGGCTGGCTCAACGAGCTCGTGCCCGGCGGCCCCACCCAGGCCCCTACCAGCGCCGTGCGCAACGGCGCCGGCATCGGCCTCACCGAGGCCCCGCGCGGCGCACTCGGGCACTGGACCCGCGTGACCAGTGGCAAGCTCAGCCACTACCAGATCATCACGCCTACGGCCTGGAACGCCTCGCCCCGCGACGACGGCGGCCAGCTCGGCGCCATCGAGCAAGCCCTTATCAACACCCCTGTGGCCGATACCACCGAGCCGCTTGAGGTCCTCCGCGTCGTGCACTCGTTCGACCCGTGCCTATCGTGCGCCGTGCACATGGCGCGGCCCGGCAAGCCATTGCACACCATCGTCCTGAGCGCCTGACGGCTGCGTGGGGGATGCTTGCGGACGGGAGGCGACGGGTTCAGGCCTGGGCAGCCTGCGCGCCGGCGAGCCAGCCGGCCATGGCGGGACACGTCTCGCACACGGCGACCTCCTTCTCCCAGCGGCCGCCCTTGCGCTCCGGGCAGCGCTGGCCGTGGAGCAGCCAGCACAGGTCGCCCGCGCCCAGTTGATGCACAGGGCAGGCGTCGCGCGTCTCGGGCTGGCAGGCGGTCACTTCCCAGCACGGGGCCGGAGCGCCCAGCGTCTGGCGCCGCTGGAGGTAGCACAGGAGCGCGGCCGCCTTCTGCACGTGCACCGGCACCCGCCGCCAACCCTGCTCGTAGCTCTGAACCGCGCGCGTCGAGACGCCGAGCAACTCGGCGAGCCCGCTCTGGCTCACCCCCAGTTGCTCGCGGACCGCGCGCAGCAGCCGAAATCGCGACATCTCCCACCCTCCTGGTCGTTTCACCCCGACATCGGCCCCGCCCGTCACCAGGCATTATACTCATTCGCGGCCCTGTGTCCAAGCCTCTCCCTGATTCGCCGGACCGTCGTCGCGTCGGGCTCGAAGGGCAGCGGAGGCGGCGTGGGGATGGCGAGTTGCTGGTTCTCGGCGAACGGGGTGTCAGCGAGCTTAAGGTTGTAGGCCAGCGCCGCAAGCGTGGCCAGGTTCACCACGTCGAGCGCGTTGTAGGCGAGCAGCGTCTCCAGCGCGCGCTCGTTCCCGTTGTTCTGGTAGTCCCACCAGAGGAGCACGGCGAAGAAGCCGTCCACATCGGCCAGGCCGCCGCGGTCGAGGCCGAGTTGGCGCTCGCAGCCCTTGAGGCCGCCGCGATAGCCGAGGCTGGCGAGCGGGTAGCGCAAGTCAA belongs to Planctomycetota bacterium and includes:
- a CDS encoding hydrogenase small subunit — encoded protein: MPLTRRDFVKASSAVAAALGFGVLRSRDASAVPGGQSVVWLQAQACTGCSVSLLNSVSLMTVDDLLLRTLDVKYHPNLMAAAGAKAITAANDARSKGGYVLVVEGAIPTTAGGICCTLWPGMTAVKGVQQFAANAALVIAVGTCASFGGVSAGKPNPTKAVSVARVLKKMPVINIPGCPAHPDWVVGTIAHVLKYRAVPPLDALNRPTEFYGRRMHDLCPHLAAFNRDFQRRLGHAGSKSCFSCHSVRDGEVKGPDRLSDGGCLYAFGCKGLTTSCDCPNRQWNAGAAGSTGVNWCVGAHAPCIGCTEPGFPDRMSPFYTPSGPGVDDDDDDGHDRDDD
- a CDS encoding nickel-dependent hydrogenase large subunit, which gives rise to MRRTINVGPVTRVEGHLDIEVTVDTVNGQDRVVDAKSSGTMLRAFELILLGRDPFDAPHYTQRICGVCPISHSMASVLSLEAIFGVAPTDNGRILRNLVLGANFLQSHILHFYHLAALDYIDTAGLIDMAPWMPRYASRDLLRGADAARLVGHYVDALAMRRKAHTMGAIFGGKLPIAVTFLPGGSSETVTVQKIADFRKLLDDLRAFIQDVYLPDLLLVATRFPEYAGIGRGCGNLVAYGVFDLDAAGASKLLPRGTLTDGRLGPLDPASVAEYVRFAWYDNKTTGANPAAGVTRPTAKGKEAYSWVKAPRYAKKVHEVGPLARMWMSGDYRNGISVLDRLAARAYEAEKVAIAMNGWLNELVPGGPTQAPTSAVRNGAGIGLTEAPRGALGHWTRVTSGKLSHYQIITPTAWNASPRDDGGQLGAIEQALINTPVADTTEPLEVLRVVHSFDPCLSCAVHMARPGKPLHTIVLSA
- a CDS encoding helix-turn-helix transcriptional regulator yields the protein MSRFRLLRAVREQLGVSQSGLAELLGVSTRAVQSYEQGWRRVPVHVQKAAALLCYLQRRQTLGAPAPCWEVTACQPETRDACPVHQLGAGDLCWLLHGQRCPERKGGRWEKEVAVCETCPAMAGWLAGAQAAQA